CCCCGCCATCACCAGCCCCAAGCCCAGCAACCACAACCCGCCACCCGGCAGTCCCCAGACCAGCAATCCCGCCACAAATGCCAACCCCAAAATTGCCGGCCCCGTCATCGTTGCTTCAGCTCCTCGTTGTGAAATCCTCGTTCTGAAACCAGGAAGCGATTAAAAAGGGCGATCGAGTAGACATCCTGCCACCCGATCGCCCCAATTCATGACTCGGTCAAGTGCCAGTCTGTAACGCACCAGCACCCTGCGCCCGTGCTCAGACTAGCCATCGAACCCATTCCCGATCGCCAATGGCTTACAGCGACAGGCCCAACCGCAATCCGAAAATTGCATGGAGCACCATGACTCCAAACGCCAACGACCCCAAATACGCATGGGCCGTCCGCAATGCCGGTTGGCCGCCCCCAAACTTCGACATGGAAATTGCACCATTAGCACCCAACAACCCCAGCACCAGCGTCCCCGTCCAGAAGTGGGGGCTTTCCAGAATCGGCTTCTGTTGCATGATCAGCGACAACAAACCGCCCGAGTAACCCATCGCCATAAACGTCGTCATCC
This window of the Limnothrix sp. FACHB-406 genome carries:
- a CDS encoding DUF4079 domain-containing protein, with amino-acid sequence MDLLSTVADRLTEILEPIAAQFRGMNLPEPVTHWGHPLMMGIVMFAMGTAAVVMGWKGRLTEPSDAKVTMLTSHKRLALWMTTFMAMGYSGGLLSLIMQQKPILESPHFWTGTLVLGLLGANGAISMSKFGGGQPALRTAHAYLGSLAFGVMVLHAIFGLRLGLSL